One genomic region from Streptomyces venezuelae encodes:
- a CDS encoding MBL fold metallo-hydrolase → MELIPITPRLHLLDYSIGQAYLWRDEEQLTLIDAGWAGSADATTRAIRAAGLDPDRLRRIVLTHCHRDHVGGAQELADRHGAEILAHRLDAPMVRGEAPVPEPDLLDWELPLYEHGLTVPVAPPTRVDREVEDGEELGFGDGAVAVHTPGHTPGSLAVHLPRHGVLFTGDTVASVQGVMFGVFHVDRDLAMESMRRLAKLAPSVLCCGHGAPVTEDTAEQFAAAAG, encoded by the coding sequence ATGGAACTCATCCCGATCACTCCTCGACTGCACCTCCTCGACTACTCCATAGGTCAGGCCTATCTCTGGCGGGACGAGGAGCAGTTGACTCTCATCGACGCCGGATGGGCGGGCTCGGCGGACGCGACGACGCGGGCGATCCGGGCGGCCGGCCTGGACCCGGACCGGCTGCGGCGGATCGTGCTGACGCACTGCCACCGGGACCATGTGGGCGGGGCCCAGGAGTTGGCGGACCGTCACGGCGCCGAGATCCTCGCCCACCGCCTGGACGCTCCGATGGTCCGGGGCGAGGCCCCGGTCCCGGAGCCCGATCTGCTGGACTGGGAACTCCCCCTGTACGAGCACGGGCTGACGGTGCCGGTGGCGCCGCCGACCCGGGTGGACCGGGAGGTGGAGGACGGCGAGGAGCTCGGTTTCGGCGACGGGGCGGTGGCGGTGCACACCCCGGGCCACACTCCCGGCTCTCTCGCGGTCCATCTCCCGCGCCACGGCGTGCTGTTCACGGGCGACACGGTGGCATCGGTGCAGGGCGTGATGTTCGGCGTCTTCCACGTCGACCGTGACCTCGCCATGGAGTCGATGCGCCGTCTGGCGAAGCTGGCTCCCTCGGTGCTGTGCTGCGGCCACGGGGCCCCGGTGACCGAGGACACGGCGGAGCAGTTCGCCGCCGCTGCCGGCTAG